From the genome of Eublepharis macularius isolate TG4126 chromosome 12, MPM_Emac_v1.0, whole genome shotgun sequence, one region includes:
- the RPS9 gene encoding 40S ribosomal protein S9 has translation MPVARSWVCRKTYVTPRRPFEKSRLDQELKLIGEYGLRNKREVWRVKFTLAKIRKAARELLTLDEKDQRRLFEGNALLRRLVRIGVLDEGKMKLDYILGLKIEDFLERRLQTQVFKLGLAKSIHHARVLIRQRHIRVRKQVVNIPSFIVRLDSQKHIDFSLRSPYGGGRPGRVKRKNAKKGQGGAGGGDDEEED, from the exons ATGCCTGTTGCACGGAGTTGGGTGTGTCGGAAGACGTATGTCACCCCCAGGCGACCCTTTGAGAAATCACGATTGGACCAGGAGCTGAAGCTCATTG GTGAATATGGGCTGCGGAACAAGCGTGAAGTGTGGCGAGTGAAGTTCACCTTGGCCAAGATCCGCAAAGCTGCGCGAGAGCTGCTCACCCTGGATGAGAAGGATCAGAGGCGCCTCTTTGAGG GTAATGCTTTGCTACGCCGTCTCGTCAGAATTGGGGTGCTGGATGAGGGCAAGATGAAGCTGGATTACATCCTGGGTCTGAAAATTGAGGATTTTCTGGAACGGCGTTTGCAAACCCAAGTCTTCAAGCTGGGCCTAGCCAAATCCATTCATCATGCCCGGGTGCTCATCCGCCAAAGACACATCCG TGTAAGGAAGCAGGTGGTGAACATCCCTTCTTTCATTGTCCGCTTGGATTCTCAAAAGCATATCGATTTCTCACTCCGTTCACCCTACGGCGGTGGCCGTCCAGGTCGTGTCAAGAGGAAGAATGCCAAGAAGGGCCAGGGCGGTGCTGGCGGTGGGGATGACGAGGAGGAAGATTAA